TGCCACTAACACTAACCACAATACGGTGGCGTTGAGACGAGTGGGGCCGCGGGGAACATATATTGTCAAGAATTGCTTTGACTTAACATTTAAGTAGGTATAGCATTTAGAGTTTGTGCTCCTTGTCCACGGCCTTTTTTTCAGCTTACTCCTGGTGTCACGGGGTACCGTGCTCAAGATCTGCGACTTTGGAACGGCTTGTGACATCCAAACTTACATGACCAACAATAAAGGCAGTGCCGCTTGGATGGCACCAGAGGTCTTTGAAGGTGAGTGAGCACAGGAAGAGAGAATACAggataaaagataaaaatgcaatttattcCACCGGCCCAAATTAGCCACTTTAAGGTACACctttatcttttctttttttttttttttaactcgaaTCTATCTCATCACCTAATAATTGTAACGTTTGTGTGTTCTTCAGGTAGTAACTACAGTGAAAAATGTGACGTGTTTAGTTGGGGCATTATCCTGTGGGAGGTCCTCACCCGCAAAAAACCCTTTGACGAGATTGGAGGTTCAGCATTTTGTATCATGTGGGCTGTCCATAGAGGTGAGCGTTTCTGACGGCGACCCATTACGCTGATTGGCAAAGTGCCCATCATTCAATAGTGCAGCTCAAGTAAGAGACTCAACTCCAGGCTGTTGTCGCTCACGCCACAGGGACCCGGCCTCCTCTGATTAAAGAGCTTCCGGAGCCCATCGAGACCCTGATGACCCACTGCTGGGACAAAGAGCCGAACCAGAGACCCTCcatggagcacatcaaaaACACCATGAGCTGTCTCATGAAGGTACATGCTTGCTTTTCATTGGCTTGAGGTTGCTCAAGCTCACTGGCGGCAACTTTGAGCCCATACAAAATCACGTGCGCTTCCGGGGCGGGCTTAGTCTTTCGTATCCATCCGTTCTCTGAAGCGCTTCTCTTTTGTGTACTGCCTAAGACCCCAAACAAATAGCCGGACTATTGTTACAAACTACCATTGTGACGATCCATCATAAATATACTTGTATTTTGATTGTTCCCATCCCAGTACTTCCCAGGGTCTGATGAACCTCTCAGGCTCCCCCATCAGTCATCAACCAGTCGGAGTGGCTCGTCATCTGCTTCAAACACAGGTAGGTGCAGTATagcctgtctttttttttttgtggtcctCTATCTTGTCTCGCGTACATTTACATATTGTTCCAGACGGACAGTGATTGGCATTTAATCCAAGCGATGACTTGGCTAAAAGCATAAGTGTTGCGTCCCACTTCTCCGCTTCATGTGGAATATTTGGATGCCGTCCGTCCGCAGGTCCGTATCCCGCGCAGACGATCAGAACTTACGAGAGCGAGGAGAACCCGGACGACCCGAGCCCGTTTGGCCGAGAGGAAACTCTGAAAAGTTTTGAGTCCAGGTTTCCGCTCCAGTTTAAACAATCCAAAGTAATCGAACCTAATGGCGCTAACGTCTGTACGGAGAGCGCTCTTTACGACCCGTGTCTTTTCTTCTCCCCGTCCAGACGTTGCGGACCGGTCTGTCCAGGCTTTCCGGCCAAGCGCGACGCTCCCAAAGCCCCACGTCTTGCTCCAGCCCGGTCTTGACGACCAGTCAGTCCGAGTTGAGGATGACCGTTAGCCCGCAAGGTAGCTCCATATCTCGTCTCATTGTGGCAAGGGATAACAGAGAATGCAAAAAGCGTGACAATCGAGCACATTGTCTGAAAGCTGTGCGTTTTCCCCGTACGTAGCAACAAACGGTCTCGACGGCTCCGttcccacgtctttccttaaACTGGATCATCAGTTACAGGTAAGGCTTTTTCATCATAACCTCTCGACTACAGAACACGATGACTCACTCGGGTTTACATAATGGAGCTTATTTACGTATACCTCTATTTAGGAAAACAAATAGCCTGTGGAAGTTTGTCTGATCAAAAGTATGACTCTTGTCAGCAACTTGAacggcattttttttctctcgctctctccccAGCCCCTGGCTCCATGTCCTAACTCCAAAGAGTCGATGGCTGTATTTGAGCAGCACATCAAGATGGCTCAGGAATACATCAGGGTTCAGTCCGAGGTTGCTGAACTCGTCAGGAGAAAGTAAGAGAGAGGACGATTGGCAAGCTCGCAATCCTGTGTGCCGAGTTCACTCGACTGCACATCTGAAAAGGCCCAAATGGGTCACCAATGTGGATAGTTGGCTGCGGGCGGGACTGTTCCTTGGACATTTTCAGGCTTTCAAAAATCATCCGCGCTTTTTCTTCAACTTCTTGTGGCTAGGTAAATGACTGCTATCCACCTAGTGGCAGAAAGCTAAAATGCAACTGAGCGTCTCCTtagcagcaggagcagcagcagcagcagcagctctgaTGTCCTGACTTGATAAAACACGCACGCTGTTGCGAAATACCTTGCCACTCGAGATTTTTGGAAAAGCGAGTTGACGTAAAATTGTCTTCCTTTGGATCCAGG
Above is a genomic segment from Syngnathus acus chromosome 22, fSynAcu1.2, whole genome shotgun sequence containing:
- the LOC119115833 gene encoding mitogen-activated protein kinase kinase kinase 7-like; the protein is MVEPPAANHFEDIQYEDIQVEAAVGRGTFGVVFKAVWNGKDVAIKTIESDNERKAFLVELRQLSRVNHPNIVKLYGSCDNPVCLVMEYAECGSLYNLLHSAEPQAPYTASHAMSWCLQCAQGVAYLHAMKPKALIHRDLKPPNLLLVSRGTVLKICDFGTACDIQTYMTNNKGSAAWMAPEVFEGSNYSEKCDVFSWGIILWEVLTRKKPFDEIGGSAFCIMWAVHRGTRPPLIKELPEPIETLMTHCWDKEPNQRPSMEHIKNTMSCLMKYFPGSDEPLRLPHQSSTSRSGSSSASNTGPYPAQTIRTYESEENPDDPSPFGREETLKSFESRFPLQFKQSKTLRTGLSRLSGQARRSQSPTSCSSPVLTTSQSELRMTVSPQATNGLDGSVPTSFLKLDHQLQPLAPCPNSKESMAVFEQHIKMAQEYIRVQSEVAELVRRKQELISELEEGQRERQTSSRIIQEHSKLLEDNSSLSVYCQGLRNKLSLIKSLDQ